The DNA segment CACTTAGAAAAGAAGGTGATGATTTGGGAAAGAAGGCAACAAACCCGATGTCGGAGATGACATCTCTTGTGATCTTGATCTTCTTGTTGCATCCATGGCACAGCTCCTCCAGTGTGCACTCAAGCTTCTTCTCAATGGGCTGTGGTTTCCTCCGAACTGTCGACTGGGAATAGATGATAGGCGTGGTGCTCCTCCTGCTTGTACTTTTCGACAGAGAGGCCGCAAAATCTGTTGAGGTACCAGCGCTGTTGCTCCGCCGACTAGCACTTTTTGATAGAGAGTTAGGGTTGGTGCTCTGCCGGCCAGCACTTTTGGATAGGGAGGTGGGGGTGGAGCTCCTCCTGTTGGGCGTACCGCCTAATGGGGAGGAGGGGAAGTCTGCAGGGCTGCTGCTAGTCCAATTGGGTGTGGTTGTTGACGGTGAGATCGGAAAATCCGTGGGGATGGAGTTTCTCCGACTAGCACTTTTGGACAAGGAGACTCCGAACCTTGTGGGGGTTTGGGCACGCGGTGGAGTATGGCTTCGCCTACTTGAACTCTTTGACAGAAAAGAAGGGAGCTGGAAGAAGCCATCGTCCATGCTCAGGTGGAAGTAGGACCCTTTAGGCGTGGTTGAATCATCAGCTCCCATTGTAGTCTTTTCTTCCCCCTTGTTGAGGGCCTAACAAATGAGCAGAAATTAACCAAAGATGAATGACCTTAAACTCAAAACCattctcatattttcattcTGCATGGCTTTGCATGGATTCATGTCTATATCCATACGCATGAGAATAGAGATGGTCTTACCTTATAGGCTTCATTAATGGCTTGAAACTTGGCCTGAGCCTCGGGTTTATTCGACGGATTCTTATCAGGGTGCCATTTCTTGGCGAGGGATTTGTATGCTTTGCAGACATCCAGTATGGAAGCCCCTCTTGAGATCCCGAGAATGCTGTAAAAATCTGGGGTTGGTGAACGTGGAGGATCTCCCATGCGAGAGATGGCTGCGAAGcaggagaagaagaaggagaagagcTACAGGGAGACAGATGGATTGCAGAGAAGGAGGAGAAATTGTCCAAAAAGGGAGAAGGAGCTGCAGCTCTACATCCAACCAAATGTGCGGATAACCAAACATATATCAACTGTTTTGTTATGGCTTTTATTAGGCAGAACCTGTTTTGAAGTTTCTAAGTAgggtttgtgtttttttttcctcattgaTGATTCCACTATTTTTAGTGGGTGTTGTGATTTATCTTCTGTCCTTTGTTACAACAGACCACACCCTTAATGAATTCCCAGCTATAAACAAGTACTCAAGTATATTAACAAAGCTAATATTAGCCATATATCTTCAATCTATTAACATTTGAAATTGAACAACTCTCTCATATGATGCCTAATTGCAGAAAATTTAGGAGTGagtttcatcatttttatagcTTTTTGCTCTAAATCATGATCACTTTGTTGTTCATATGCATTAGTCCGGCACCGGGCGAAATTTATGGCAAGGACTAGAGCTGCCAAACACACCTTGGACGCTCACTAGAGAACAACTCAAGATGATCAGGATTTTAAGAATCAAAGCTTATTAATTTGTGGCTACAATGGAgatcttaattcttaaatgGGCTAAACTCCAAGCTAGCTAGCTTAAAAATCAAAGCAATGTAGAAGTGCATGTGACACATCTTTGGAGGTATCGatggaaatgatggctttgTGTAAGGGGTTTTGGACTTATTTGCAAGCTGAGGTCTaccatgttaaaaaaaatgtgaatgtCCGGCTAGGGTTTGTCAGTTTGTGAATTCATTCCTTTGCTTTGTCTTCCATGTATTATTCTTGTCCAAGCTAGCCTATATACTTTTACTACTTCTTGGGGCCATTAGTAATCTCCCTATAGATAAGTGTCTTAATATATTACCTCAATTACTTTATACTTTCTATTGAAGCATTTTAGGTTGACTTAGTAGTTTTAAGTGTCTTAACTTATTTAAGTGTCTTATGTTAGCTTAGAAAAAGTTCAAGTTTGGGAcaatttactttgtttttattcaacgatcaactaaaaaaaatatatgtgggCTAGGTTCAAATTGCATGCAAATTTAATTAATGacaataaatgagaaaatctaGGTTTGTTTGGGAATATTTTCAAATACTATTtccaaaaaacattttttgaaaacaagttttagaaGCAATCCTTAATTGTTTTTAGAAGCAAAACTTTgcttgaaaatttaaatatgaaaaatagtctTTTGGGGTTGTATATTCTCAATGAACTATTGTATCTTTATGTACAATAccaaaacttttaaaatattttccattattTCAATTGTTATTTGGAGcactatacaaaaaataattcaaaatatctaaaatttatcCTCAAAATAGCTTGTTCAATAAGAAGTgtgttaaatgtatttttttttttacttagaaaattgttttcaaaaacaatttcaaaacaTAATCCTATTTTTTGAAAAGCAAACTTTGATATATACcgtattaagttattaattaacataaaagtttaaaatattaagtataatatataaaattaatcattGGTTTGACGATGAAATTATGCCCACAAAGGAAAAATACATTAATAGGCTAAAAAAAGGGTTATAAGACATGAAAAGGAAGGGGAAAAGGAAACATTAAAGGCTATGTTTAGTTTAtggaaaatactaagaaaataaaattagaaaaaatataaagaaaacgGTTTTTTCGTATTTggttttattgtaaaaaatatgaaaaaaaatcaaatacaattaaaatttaatatttttaaaattacttaatatttatataatgaaaaataataagtgaaataagtttaaaaaaacatataaaaataattttttacttatttacttcaaatttatattttattttcttttattttttttttatttccttctattttcATTCGTTGCATTTATAACACCCTCAATGAAAATAGTAAACTTTGTGTATGTTATTAAAGATGAGTACTTGAAGGTAAAGTTAAAAGAGAAACCCAACTTCTACTAAATTCAAAAGAGAAACACACACTGATACAACAAACccaataaattaaattgaattgcTTTAATTGGTCAGTTTAATctttcattaaaaaaagaagaaggaaaaagtcATTTGGAAAGGGAAAGTAAGTATGATGACCCAAATTGaatatttatgataatttaatatattttacatATTCATTCCTTTGTCATGGGACCACTCACTTTCTCAATGGCTTAAGCTATGCTAAATTTGCAAGGGAAAGAAAGcatgaaaaatagaaggaaaataaatcataaatttaaaattaattaaatatttttatacgTTACTTTcgacttattttatttattttaaataatttatataaatattaaataattttaaaaaatatataaaattttaattaattttaattattttttataataaaatcaaacataaaaaatcattttctttaattcttttttcatACCATTTTGCAGAACTAAACATAccattaatattttgattttttattcaaagtgaTTCAAAGGAGATGCTCAAGATTTAAAAATTGGTTGAAGATAATGATATGATTTATAAAGTTAATGAAATGAAactacaaattattattattttttaaaaaaaccatgGGTAGGAGGGAATCTCCCAAATTTCCACAACTTTTAGACAATTTCAAGTGAGATCTTTGAAGGGAAGTTAAGGAAAAGTCTTCAACCACTTCATGGAAATTGTTACAAGAAATGTAGAAAGTAGAAAGCAACAGGCTTTCTGACTCATGAGCCTCCGAtgattaaaattcatttagGGTTTGTTTATAAACTGTTTTTATAGGCTTTTTCACCCATTAGCctatgaatatattttaattgtttatttatttatttattatttttacttattttttaaaatctatcttagaaaataattatataaacatgtaaaattgttaaaaataaaataatagatataaaaattatttttaaaacatatttaaaaatattaaaaacatttcaaattttcaaacaaatttttattctacaaattattataaaacagttttcaaaaatcatttttcgacattagttttttaaaacaattatcaaataaggTCTTAACTTTTACCTTTTAAATAatcattatattttctattgtgAGAAATCAAGGACCATTaactatatatattaaa comes from the Vitis vinifera cultivar Pinot Noir 40024 chromosome 12, ASM3070453v1 genome and includes:
- the LOC100241312 gene encoding uncharacterized protein LOC100241312, which encodes MGDPPRSPTPDFYSILGISRGASILDVCKAYKSLAKKWHPDKNPSNKPEAQAKFQAINEAYKALNKGEEKTTMGADDSTTPKGSYFHLSMDDGFFQLPSFLSKSSSRRSHTPPRAQTPTRFGVSLSKSASRRNSIPTDFPISPSTTTPNWTSSSPADFPSSPLGGTPNRRSSTPTSLSKSAGRQSTNPNSLSKSASRRSNSAGTSTDFAASLSKSTSRRSTTPIIYSQSTVRRKPQPIEKKLECTLEELCHGCNKKIKITRDVISDIGLIVQEEEILRIQIKPGWRQGTKVKFDGRGDERPGTLPADIIFLIDEKRHPIFKRVGDNLEIGVEIPLVKAITGCPLSVPLLGGEKMSLFIDDIIYHGYEKIIPGQGMPMAKQEGRRGDLKIKFLVSFPTELSDQQRSDVYRILQDSS